DNA from Amorphoplanes friuliensis DSM 7358:
GTCGTCGGCGATGCCGGTCACGAACGAGCGGTCGATCTTGAGGATGGTGACGGGCAGGCGGCGCAGGTAGCTCAACGCCGAATAGCCGGTGCCGAAGTCGTCGACCGCCAGCTCGATGCCGAGATCACGCAGGGCCTCCAGGCGACCGATGGTGAGCGGATCGGGCTGCAGGATGACACTCTCGGTGATCTCGAGGGTGAGGCGGTCCGCCGGGAAACCGGTCTCGGTCAGGATCGCCTCGACGGTCTGCACCAGGTCGGCCTGGGCAACCTGCTTCGGGGACAGGTTCACCGACAGCCGCAGAGCCTCGGCGCCGGGGGACTCGGCGCGCCAGCCGGCCGCCTCCCGGCAGGCTGCGCGCAGCACCCAGGCGCCCAGCGGCACGACCGCGCCGGTCTCCTCGGCAAGATCGATGAACTCGCCGGGGCCCAGCAGACCACGCGCCGGATGGTTCCACCGGACCAGGGCCTCGACCCCGCGGATCTCACCGGTGGCCAGGGCGACGGCAGGCTGGAAGTACACCACCAGCTCGTCGTTGGCGACGGCTTGGCGCAACTCGGCTTCGCGGGCCCTGGTGTCCATCACGGTCGAGTAGTACTCGTAGCGGCCGCGGCCGGCGCGCTTCACCGCGTACAGGGCGGTGTCGGCCTGCATCAGCAGGGTCTCGCCCGAGGCGTGCGGATCGTCGCGGACCACCACACCGATGCTCGCCTCGACCATCAGCACGTGCTCGCCGAAGATCACCGGCGTGCGGAGTGCCTCCAGCAGGCGGGCAGCGACCACTCCCGCGGTCTCCCGGTCCGGCAGGTCCTGGACGAGGACGGCGAACTCGTCACCGCCGAGCCGGCCGGCCAGGTCACCGCTCCGGACCACGGACCGCAGAGCAGCGGCCGCGGCGACCAGCACGGCATCACCCGCTTCGTGGCCGAACGTGTCGTTGATGGGCTTGAACCGGTCGAGGTCGATGAGCATGATCGCGGTGTGCCGGCCCGGCCGGATCGGCCGGCGGGCGAGCTGTTCCAGGCGCTCGGTGAGCAGGGTGCGATTGGCCAGCCCGGTCAGACCGTCGGTGACCGCCATCTCCCGGTTGTCGCGCAACGCGTGCATCTGGCGGGCCATCACCAGCAGGGTCAGCACGGCAGAGCCCAGGATCATGCCCCCGTACGGGTTGAGCGGCAGGTGCGACGACTGCTCGGCGATCAGCAGGTAGGCGGCGATGCCGGCCGCGTACGGCAGGATGAAGACCACGTTGCGGTCGGCGCGCCGGGGCGCGGCGTTGCGCGGCCGGCGGTACTGCTGGTCGGCCGCCAGCACCAGCAGGAAGCAGCCGGCCAGCCACAGCAGATCCACCCAGGAGCCGCCGGTGAACCCACCGTTCAACTGGATCCAGCTGTACGAGACATCGGCGGTCACGGTCAGCGCGATCGCCCCGGCCAGCAGCCGTACCGGGGCGGGGGCCTCCGGCTGATGACGCCGCAGCAGGGCAGTCGACATGGCCAGCACGAGCAGCAGGTCACCGATCGGCAGCGCGGCCGTGAACAACCGCTCCCACCGCGTCAGGCCCGTCGCGTGCAGAATCGGTCCGAGCAGCAGATACCAGATGGCGATGAATCCACCGGCGCCGACGATCAGCGCGTCCAGCGCCAGCCTCTGCCGGTCCCGGCGGCGCCGGTACTGGCCCGGAAGCATCAGCAACCCGGCGAACATCAACGGCGAGAAGAGCAGGAAGCAGTAATCGGCGGTCAAGGGATAACCGGTGACGTGCAGGACATGGTTCTGAACGAACCAGGCGCAGTGCGCCGCCAGCTGGCAGCCGAAAGCGACGGTGATCACCTGCCAGGCGCGCCGGGTCCGCGGTTCCTGCCGCTTCGACAGCGCCACACGGGCGCCGAGCACGGTGAAGACGAGCGCCAGCGGGACGTACGAGGCGTCAGTGACAAACGTGCTGACCTCGGCACCACCCCACCCGCCGAAGAACCAGGCCTGTTGCACGACAAGCAGCACCGCGCAGGCGAGCACGCTCGCGGCGGCTGCCCGGCCGGTCCTGATCCAGGTCCCCATCACCGACCTGTTCGGCCGCAAACAACCGATCGTGAGCTGTTTCCGCCACCGTGGCGCTCGTTCACTCGTAGCGGTACTTGAGAGCGTCCGCCTCCACCTGCTGGATGTCGGCGATCGTCAGCTCCGGCCTCCGCAGCTGGGCCAGCGTCACCTCGGCCGAGGTCGGCTGGGCGTCGGCCGGCAACCACTGCTCCGGCTTCCACGCGCCACTGCGCAGGAACGCCTTGGGGCAGTGGGGGTAGACCTCGTCGATGCCGACCACCAGCGCACTGGCCGGCGGCTTGCCCACGGCGGTCAGCTGCGCCAGCAGTTCGGGGCGGGTGGAGATGCAGGCCCGGCCGTTCACCCTCAGCGTCGTCGTCCGCCCCGGAATGACGAACATCAGCCCGGCCCGCCCGGTGGCAATGACGTTCTGCCAGCTGTCCAGACGCTTGTTGCCGGTCGCGTCCGGAACCGCCACCGTCCGCGCATCCAGCACGGCGACGAACCCGGCCGGGCCGCCACGCGGGGAGACGTCACAATTTCCCCCGGCGTCCACGCTGGCCACCAGGACCAGCGACGAGCAGCTGATCAGCCGCCGGGTCTGCTCGGTGAGCTCGGTCATCTGCTTGCGCACAGCCGAGTCGTTGGGCAGCTCGTAGACCCGCCGCAACGCCTCCTGATCGGCCAAGGCATCACATCGCAACGAGTCGAACGCATCGTCGGTCATGCGGCCGACCCTAGCGGACCACCGCCGACCGCTCGTCGTTCTCGGACGTGGGCACGGGAGAAGGCGACGGCGGGCTCAATCGGGCGGCGCGGTGGCGCTCGCCAGGCGGGTAGCGTCCGGCCAGCTCATCCGGAACTTGCCCGGAGATCCGTTGAGCAGCGCGGGATCACCGAGGGGAGCGGCGGCGATGCCCTTCTCCACCCGGACGCCACCGCAGGCCTGATAGAACCCCTGTGCCCGGGTGTTCTGCTCGAGCACCCACAGGTACAGCGCGGGAGACGCGGCTCTGGCCAGGACTGCCCGGGCGGCGTAGGCCATCAGTTCGGTGCCGATGCCGGAGCGGTGCACCGAGTGCTCGACGTGGAGGTTGTCGACGAGGCTGCCCCAGCGCGGGTCGGCGTCGAGAACAACGTGGACGAAGCCGGCCAGCCGGCCGCCGCTCTCCGCGAGGATCGTGGCCGTTCCGGCGGGGGAGGCGAGCCGCGCCGACCACACCGCGGTGCGTTCGGTCAGCAGATCGCCGTCCAGGTACGCGTCGGCATAGGCACCCCGGTAGTGCCGCCGCCAGCTGTCGGCGTGCAGCGCGGCGATGCGGCCGGCATCGCCGGGTCCGGCGGGGCTGAAAGCGACGAACTCGGGCACAGGGGAAACGGACACGGTGACAAGCTCCTCGGCCGGCGGCTTGCCGGGCAGGTATGCGCGGCCAGGTCGTCACCCGGAGCACCCCGCCCGCGAGCGGAGGGTTGCCGGCCAGCAAGCCGGGGCTGTGCGCTGGCACTCATGACCTTCGCGAAAAACCTAGCACCGGCCCCGTCAGCCGACGAAGGCGGTCATACGGATCGACACGAGAACGCCAGGCAGTTCGACGCCGAGTTTCGCGACGTAGCGCGTCGGCGGCGAAGCGGAGAACCAGGTCGCGTACTCCTCGTTCATGCCGGCAAAATCGGCTGGATCGGTCAGGAGCACACCCACCTCGACGATGTCCTCCCAGGCGGCGTCGGCCGCCTGCAGAACGGTGCGACAGTTGGCGAGCGCCTGTCGTGTCTGGTCGCCGATCGTCGGTCCGGCCATGCTTCCGGTGGTCACGTCGAGGCCGACCAGCCCCGAGACGTACACCAGACCGCCGGCTTTCACCGCCTGGCTGTACAACGGTGAGCTGGGCGCGTCGGGAGTGCTCACGATCTGTCGCATGGCGTCAAGCTAGCCCTCGCGTACGAGGTCGGCGGTCGGCCGGACGGTTCGACCTTCCCGTGACCGGCTCAGCCGGCCAGGGCGCGGAG
Protein-coding regions in this window:
- a CDS encoding RidA family protein is translated as MRQIVSTPDAPSSPLYSQAVKAGGLVYVSGLVGLDVTTGSMAGPTIGDQTRQALANCRTVLQAADAAWEDIVEVGVLLTDPADFAGMNEEYATWFSASPPTRYVAKLGVELPGVLVSIRMTAFVG
- a CDS encoding MSMEG_1061 family FMN-dependent PPOX-type flavoprotein; translated protein: MTDDAFDSLRCDALADQEALRRVYELPNDSAVRKQMTELTEQTRRLISCSSLVLVASVDAGGNCDVSPRGGPAGFVAVLDARTVAVPDATGNKRLDSWQNVIATGRAGLMFVIPGRTTTLRVNGRACISTRPELLAQLTAVGKPPASALVVGIDEVYPHCPKAFLRSGAWKPEQWLPADAQPTSAEVTLAQLRRPELTIADIQQVEADALKYRYE
- a CDS encoding GNAT family N-acetyltransferase, encoding MSVSPVPEFVAFSPAGPGDAGRIAALHADSWRRHYRGAYADAYLDGDLLTERTAVWSARLASPAGTATILAESGGRLAGFVHVVLDADPRWGSLVDNLHVEHSVHRSGIGTELMAYAARAVLARAASPALYLWVLEQNTRAQGFYQACGGVRVEKGIAAAPLGDPALLNGSPGKFRMSWPDATRLASATAPPD
- a CDS encoding putative bifunctional diguanylate cyclase/phosphodiesterase, whose protein sequence is MGTWIRTGRAAAASVLACAVLLVVQQAWFFGGWGGAEVSTFVTDASYVPLALVFTVLGARVALSKRQEPRTRRAWQVITVAFGCQLAAHCAWFVQNHVLHVTGYPLTADYCFLLFSPLMFAGLLMLPGQYRRRRDRQRLALDALIVGAGGFIAIWYLLLGPILHATGLTRWERLFTAALPIGDLLLVLAMSTALLRRHQPEAPAPVRLLAGAIALTVTADVSYSWIQLNGGFTGGSWVDLLWLAGCFLLVLAADQQYRRPRNAAPRRADRNVVFILPYAAGIAAYLLIAEQSSHLPLNPYGGMILGSAVLTLLVMARQMHALRDNREMAVTDGLTGLANRTLLTERLEQLARRPIRPGRHTAIMLIDLDRFKPINDTFGHEAGDAVLVAAAAALRSVVRSGDLAGRLGGDEFAVLVQDLPDRETAGVVAARLLEALRTPVIFGEHVLMVEASIGVVVRDDPHASGETLLMQADTALYAVKRAGRGRYEYYSTVMDTRAREAELRQAVANDELVVYFQPAVALATGEIRGVEALVRWNHPARGLLGPGEFIDLAEETGAVVPLGAWVLRAACREAAGWRAESPGAEALRLSVNLSPKQVAQADLVQTVEAILTETGFPADRLTLEITESVILQPDPLTIGRLEALRDLGIELAVDDFGTGYSALSYLRRLPVTILKIDRSFVTGIADDAEARSVCEAVVHLGEAFRMTVVAEGIETPDQAAALIDMGCGVGQGFYFYRPLPPPEATAVIRRQFSAVVGS